The window GTCCTAATGTTTCCCGTCTTCCAAGTAGTTAGAAAATAGAAACTTTCATTCCTTTCAAAATAATATGACCTCTTCAACACCCTTAGGAGTTGGCAGATCCCCAATAAATGCCTGGATGATTATACAACGTACTAAGGATTAAGGTTCGACTTCCCACACCAATGTTAACTCAGCCACGTACTACTGTATTATTTATTCTGTGAATATCTGCAATATAGCTAAGTAAACACTGCTGTGAGAACCTTAACTTCTGTAGTTTTAAATTCTTAACCTTAATACTGAAGTAACATAGATTTTCTTTCATTTGATGTAAGAACTCTTCAGGTCTAAAACAGGTCATGCTCTTCCTAAAACTAAAATATAAACTGAAATGCAAGAAATAATGAATCAAACCtctacaaaaataaaaaccttaAGTCAGTACAAAAAGGcacttttaaatattaaattcCCAGTATTTGCCAACCCACTTTCGTACACTTCAGCATTAAGAGATTCAGTTCCTAAACTACTATAAGGAAGGCTCTCAGAGGACATCCATGTACCAAAGCACAGCCAGCCACTAATTTACGCTGAAGTTCTTCAGATAATAACTATCATCAGTGGCTTTTTTATTTCTCAAACTTCCAAATTTGATTTTTATCTGCAGCATTACAAGTCCTCATTTGCACATCAGGCCGACCCTCAGAAGTACGATAAGCACTAAGGCACTTTCCTGAATGAGGATGATAAATAGTCCCATCCTCTTTAAAATGCCATATGATATTTTCTGGGATAGGGGAGCTCTCTTTTGGGCAGCTCCTCATGCCAATGAAATCCTTTTGTTCAGGCACTTCAGCACATAGTTCAGTCACAGAGTTAAACCTAATTTCTTTACTCGATGTATATTCAAAGAACTGATTGCCTCCTTGACCATGACATCCAAAGAGAGAGACATGAGTCCCAGTAGGATTATGTTCAGGTGAATTGTAGTCTAAACATTCTGATGATATTCCCATACTGTGGATAGCTCCATGCCAGCCCGGACGATCCTCTGGTACATGTaagctggaaaaaatatttttcaaataccAGTCAAAATTCTTACATTTCAAACGCTCTCTTAGTAGCTTTCTTTCAGAAATATCACCGtaattttcttttcttgctgGAGGATTTCTATTGTAAAAATGTTCTTTATACTCATCCATCCACACTTCAGCAGCACGTGCAGTGTTCTGAAGGAAATTTGGCCTCGCATATGGAGCCCGCTTTGGAAACACATGGCCTACATGGGAACAAGGATGGATCTCCAACGTGCCACCACATTGCCACACCCTGAATGATAGTTCTAAATTCTCCCCACCCCAGACATCCATCCCTGTGTCATATGTACCAAGATACTCAAAATACTTCTTACTAACTGCAAATAGCCCACCAGCCATAGTTGGGGATCTAATAGGGTCAGTTTTAGATTTCCATCTTTGACGTTCATGTTCAGGCACAGAATGCCACTGAAATGTCAATCGCCAGTCAAATCCCCCAATCATGGGCTCACCCGTCTGCATGTAGAATTCAAATGTATTCCAGTCAATGGTATCTATAACAGGACAAATGATCACAGTCTCGTTCTCAGCAATCCTCTCTAAAAGTGGTTCCAGCCAACCGGAGTTACACTCACAATGACAATCTAGGAATGTAAGGACATCACCAGTAGCAAAAGTAGCTCCAATTAAGCGTGCACGAACCAGTCCTTCTCGTTTGCTGGTTCTTATCAAACGAACTCTTTTCAGGTTACTAATGTACTTTTCAAGTTCAGCCTTCAGATATATTTTATCGCTCAAGTCATCCACTAGTATAATTTCTTTTAGAAGTACTGCAGGAGATGTTTCAAGAACGCTGTGAACTGTCCGCAGTAAGGTTGACCAAGCTTCATTATAGAAAGCAATTATAACGGATGTAGTTGGGAGTTTTCTATAGTTGTAAGATTTGGCTTTACATTCATACATTCGATTGTCCTGTATGTGACGATGTAGAGATATTTTGTCACTCAAATAAATATTAATTGCATATTTTTCAATCAGCTCTTCTTCAAGTTTCTTTTCCTCAGGAGACAACTGTGGACGAGCGGCCTTACCCCATTCTCCTGGCGCAGAAGAATCAGGACGGGATTTTTCATAAACTGGACGAGCCAAATCCTCTGCTTTTTCTGCTCTGTCAGAAAAgtgtctctcccatctcccattggTGACGCTGTCTCCGGTGGAGGAGGCATGGAAGGTAGAAACAGACAGCTCCACTACGAAGTAGGCAACCATCAAGAGGCCAAGCAACAGGCAGCTTCTGCCAAGCCAAGTCCATCTTCTGGCCAGACGGATCCTCATTGCTCGCGATTAAACCAGCCGCGGGCAGACGGGAGAGCTATAAGTTCTTGCAGCGCTCTGCCCCTTCCTAGCACGGCCAGGAGCCGCGGGCGGGCGGGCAGCAGTTCCGGGCTCAGGGTGCTGGGgactggggtgggagggttgCAACAAGTCCTCTTCTTCCCGGATATAGAGTCCGGAGCGGGGATGCggagcagccaaaaaaaaacaaggaagcagcgtccctccccctgcccgcTCCCCGCCTCCTGTGCAGCgcgcccccgccccagctctctCACGCTTTacttcctcctccctgtcccGGGACAAACCCCTCCCTCGCGCACTCTCCCTCCGCCTTGTGGTTTGCTCAAAAAGTTGTCGCTTAAGAAAGGAGCAGGGAGCCCTTGGCCCGTCCGACCCAGAAAAACGCCTCCCCCTCCTATCCTGTGAGCCAGCCCCGCCTCCGCCAGCCCCACCCGACGGGGGCCGGAGCTAGCCCAGCAGCCACACAAACACGCTTCTCCGGAAGCCGCTGAGCAACTTTCCTCGCTCATCCCAGAGAGCAAACACCGCCTCCGGG of the Gopherus flavomarginatus isolate rGopFla2 chromosome 1, rGopFla2.mat.asm, whole genome shotgun sequence genome contains:
- the GALNT4 gene encoding polypeptide N-acetylgalactosaminyltransferase 4, which translates into the protein MRIRLARRWTWLGRSCLLLGLLMVAYFVVELSVSTFHASSTGDSVTNGRWERHFSDRAEKAEDLARPVYEKSRPDSSAPGEWGKAARPQLSPEEKKLEEELIEKYAINIYLSDKISLHRHIQDNRMYECKAKSYNYRKLPTTSVIIAFYNEAWSTLLRTVHSVLETSPAVLLKEIILVDDLSDKIYLKAELEKYISNLKRVRLIRTSKREGLVRARLIGATFATGDVLTFLDCHCECNSGWLEPLLERIAENETVIICPVIDTIDWNTFEFYMQTGEPMIGGFDWRLTFQWHSVPEHERQRWKSKTDPIRSPTMAGGLFAVSKKYFEYLGTYDTGMDVWGGENLELSFRVWQCGGTLEIHPCSHVGHVFPKRAPYARPNFLQNTARAAEVWMDEYKEHFYNRNPPARKENYGDISERKLLRERLKCKNFDWYLKNIFSSLHVPEDRPGWHGAIHSMGISSECLDYNSPEHNPTGTHVSLFGCHGQGGNQFFEYTSSKEIRFNSVTELCAEVPEQKDFIGMRSCPKESSPIPENIIWHFKEDGTIYHPHSGKCLSAYRTSEGRPDVQMRTCNAADKNQIWKFEK